TCAACATGGTACGTTTACTTTGTTTAATTTTAAAGGAGTAGTTCAGGCTTTTTTGGAAAACAGCCTAAACATCAATTCTTTCTTGTCAAGATTTAAGATCTGGATCCTACTCTCATGTCCGCACTAAGAACAGAGCAGGATACATGTAGACGATGGCATAGCTTTGAATTAAAAGCCCAGGTCTGTCCTAAATTCAAACAGTCACCTGAAGCTGACCGATTAATCTTTATGAAAACAGCTGTATGCATTTGTTACATGGAAAGCATTTTCAACCAACAGCTGTCAGGTGCGGGTACTTTTCAGTTCTCTGGAGAAGGTTGTATAACATCCTTTAGAAAGTTGCATTTCAACATTTCCTTTTGCCTTACATTGGTCACAGCTGTCTCTCTGACGGTGTGCCGTCTTGTGACTCTTGGAGGGAAAAAGTGTGTGAAACACATGCTTCACATGTTTGACCACATGGTTTGATGCCCCAAAGTCagtttgagttttgtttttttcctgtttatgAACATGAGACAACAAGACATCAAAGCCATCAATCACTCGGTGTCTGCAGGCATCATTTTTCCACTGAGTTGTTCCTGTTAAGGTAACATGAGACCATGCGTTCCACTCGCAGGCACTCAAAGTTCACTACCTTCACACCTTCATAACTCAAGAGATAAGGGCAGAACTCAAATTATTTCTTCACATACTGTGTAAATAAGGCTGCAAACATCTGAAGGGGTGTAACAATAAGTGCTGATAAGCAGCAGGTGCACGTGCTCATAAAGGAAAAAACGTGTTTTATTGTTCTTTTGAGACACTGTAGTCAGATGGCGGTCTGCCGTGTACTTTAGATGGTTGCATCAGAAATATTCGTGATGCAGCAGTCAGACATGGTCAACTAAATATAGAGCTCCTAGTTTGCGCTTGCCTGGAGCTGTCTAAGCAAAGGAGTGCGCTGTGCTATGACACAGATGTCTCAGAATATACACTATGTAAGgaatcatttatttttcatttactgTATTATGACTGTACAGTTGGCAGCTCTTGCCTCCTTTCCATGCAGTGTCCTCTCAGAAATAAATCCCCTTTATGATGAGTGgcatttgcatttaaaaaaggaatatacaTTAAGTCTTACAGATTTGGAGATTGTGAAACTGTGCATCTCAATGTTAAAACTGACTCAAAGTTGTCACGTTCACCAGTTTTTTAGCATCTTCCTCTCTAAGGCACCAAAGTTAGGATTAAATTTGGGTCTTGCAGTATCCACCACTCAGTTTCTCTATCATTCTCTACACTGTATAGCTAAGACCTCTGTTGGGATTGGGATTTTAGTTGCATGTGGTTGCCCCCTGACAGCAGGTGCAAAATTGGGGATCTACTTTCATGCAACTGTGCGGCTTCTGAAGTTCCAATCATATCATTGGTGCTGTTGGCTATGAAGTACCAGCTTATTGGCTGCTGGGAAATGAAGGTAATTGGTTTGGGAGACTGTGACGCTGCAGCCACATCCTTTATATGCCCGGCAAAGAGATTGTCTATCAATGAAGTAGTAAAAGTAGGGGACATATGTGGAGGAGGACAAGGGAAAAGGGAAAGGACTTTAGTGGAAGCCTTTAACAGACTGTTTGCTTTGGCTGGGTTCCCTGCTTTTACTTACTGAATTCAAGCACTGACCAATACatagaagaaggaaaaaatgaAGTTCATCATTGGCATTGGAGGGTAAGTTTTGATTAATGTAGTTGCTCAGCTTTGTTGTTGTTAGATATTTGCAAAAACTTGGGACATAACTTACTTCTATGTGACATTAAATTCAGAGTGACCAACGGTGGGAAGACCACTTTGACAAATAGACTACTAAAGACATTGCCTAACTGTTGTGTGGTGCATCAGGATGACTTTTTCAAGGTAAGATTATTTCTCCCCTAATTCTTCCTCTCAAGTCACAACATGTTAACTCTAAAGCTACAGTAACTATTGTGATTTATTAGTGCTGACTTTTTGCAagctttatttttcacatttcattTGCTACGTTAAAGTTGCCATGAAAGAGTTCTTATgctaagaattaaaaaaatcgCCAGTCTGACCTGCAGATGTCCTGCCATCGCAGCAGCCTAGTAATATATCTTGCTCATTGTGTCCTGGACAGCCAATGAAAGGCCTGAGCGTCCCCACTTAAAGTCAGACTTTGTTCAGATATGTTGCAAATTCTGTAACCtgattttaatcttttttcacTTAAAAGATGCCTGAAGCCGACATCTTTTTAAGTTGTACTTATGTTAaacaactatttttttttcttgttaataATTTGCAAAAAAATTGTTTCTTAAAAGCATTTACCTGAACAAGGAAGAAATTCCACCTCATAAAGTTTATTAGAAAATTCAAAAAGAGGTGCCATAATTACTCACCTGCAAAGTTTTAAAACATAGCAAAGGAAGTTCAGTTGGCATAGCTGAATGTGTCGAAACAGAAATTTAATGAGGGTAACACTGAGGGAAACTTTTGAACCCGGGTAAAAATGTCCCTATGCGTCCACTTTTGGTGGAGACGAGTTCCTGACTTGTCCTGTCCAGGTGTGATCAGCTCCGATTGGTTACTAGGTTGCAGCATTGTTTTATTGGTGACTGTTATTTCAGAAACCCGATCAAATAGAAGTTGGGGAGGACGGCTTTAGACAGTGGGATGGTAAGAATGGATTTCGCGTACGAAAACCTTGCAGTAATGTACTTATTTTTTTCCTGCACATTTCTTTAGTATGGTAACCAGTCAATCCTAAACTTTCTGATATTCAATCAATTTTTTGTGAATGCTAAAGACATTCACTAACTGTGACAAATGTGTGCATGGCACATTAGTGAGAAGTGTTGGTTGCAAGTATGTTAAAGTCTGCTCCTCTCTTTTCTCTCCTTGTTCGGCAATAGTGATCACAGCTCTGGACATGGAGGCGATGGTCAATACTGTGAAAGGCTGGCAGGAAAACCCAGTCAAGTTTGCACGCTCACATGGTGTAAGCCTGTCACCTGAAGCCGAGGAATCCAACTCAGGAGAAGAGGGGATCCATATTCTTATCGTGGAGGGGTTCCTCATCTACAACTACAAGT
The sequence above is drawn from the Odontesthes bonariensis isolate fOdoBon6 chromosome 14, fOdoBon6.hap1, whole genome shotgun sequence genome and encodes:
- the LOC142398815 gene encoding nicotinamide riboside kinase 2-like isoform X1, which produces MKFIIGIGGVTNGGKTTLTNRLLKTLPNCCVVHQDDFFKKPDQIEVGEDGFRQWDVITALDMEAMVNTVKGWQENPVKFARSHGVSLSPEAEESNSGEEGIHILIVEGFLIYNYKPLIDTYDKCFYISIPYEECKRRRSTRTYTVPDPPGLFDGHVWPMYLRHRIEMDNNCSRIEYLDGMTTKEDIYNKVYESVQNSLLNNL